The window AATATAGGGTGTGACTTTATTTGTATATTGTGTCATAAATATAACAAGCTTAATATTAACAAAATAAAAAAACAAAAAATGGCAGGAATTTTAGACTTATTAAACAGTGACTTAGGAAAAACAATTATATCTGGAGTTTCTGGATCTACAGGTCAAGACGCAGGAAAAACAAGTAGTGTATTAACAATGGCGCTACCAGTTTTAATGAAAGCAATGGAACGTAATGCTTCTACACCAGAAGGTGCTGAAGGATTAATGGGAGCGTTAAAAAAGCACGATGGTGGTATTTTAGATAACCTTGGAGGTTTATTTGGTGGTGGAGTTGATGAAACTGTAAAACAAGATGGAGCTGGAATTTTAGGTCATATTTTAGGTAACAAACAACAAGGTGTTGAAAAAGTTATCGGAGAAAAATCTGGAATGGATACAGGAAGTGTTGGTAACATTTTAAAAGTTGCAGCACCAATATTAATGGGAGTTTTAGGTCAACAATCTCGCCAAAGTAATGTAAGTAACTCAGCAGATTTAGGTGGTTTACTTGGTGGTTTACTTGGTGGTAACGAAACTAAAAACGAACAAAGCTTCTTAGAAAAAATACTAGATGCAGATGGTGACGGTAGTGTTATTGATGATGTTGCAGGTATGGTTTTAGGACAAGCTACAAAAGGAAAAGGTGGCATTGCTGGTCTTTTAGGAGGTCTTTTTGGTAAGTAAAATTCCTATATTATAAATATAAAAAAAGGTCAAACATTTATTGTTTGACCTTTTTTCTTGTTGTAATTTTGCAGTACTTATTTTTTTAAAATGGAAAAACTAAAACAACGCTGGGGAATAGAAAGTAATTGGGCAATTATTGCTATACTGCTTGTTTTCTCTATTAATGGATCTTTTGCTACATGGGTTGCAAAACCAGTTACTGCATTCTTTGGTTTATCTCCAGAAACTACAAATCCATTTTTGTTTTGGTTCTTAAGAATCTTATTAATATTTCCTATTTATCAACTTACATTACCTATCGTTGGTTGGGTATTTGGTCAATTTAAATTCTTTTGGGCATTTGAAAAGAAATTTTTAAGTCGCTTAGGATTAGGATTCTTGTTTAAAAAATAACTAAACTTCAATAGTCGTTTCTTTCTCTTTTTTAAAAACAAATGTGTACAACCACATTAATGTAAAAGTTGGTATCACATCCAAAAATGGCATAGCCTCTTCAACAAATGTTATTGCTGCTGCTATTTTACCTTCTTTCCCTTTGTACATTTTTGTCATTAAATACGCAGACAAAGGTGCCCAAACAATATCCAACATTGGAAACGCAAAAGATGCATAACCAAAAGCATCAAACAATAAACCTAATGCTAATTTTTTATATTTATTTTTCATCTATCAATTTTAATTTATAGTTGAAATATGGCAAAATTCAAGCCAAAAAACAGCTATATCATTTGAAATGAATAAGTTTGCATAAAATTACTATTTTCTATGGATTTTTCTGAATTTCAATCTAAAATAAATCATTACAAAACTACGCAACTTGGCGGAATGGAAGCGCAATTTAAATTGGTTCCTAAACTTCGACTGCAATATTCCGAAGAAAAAATAAAAAACAGTAATCCAAAAAAAGCCGCTGTTTTGGCATTATTTTATCCAAATAAAAACGGAAAAACATGTTTTTTATTAACAGAACGAGCTAGTTATAACGGTACACATTCTGGTCAAATAAGTTTCCCTGGAGGAAAAATTGAAAAAAAACGATATCAATTTACAAGAAACGGCACTTAGAGAAACTCACGAAGAAGTTGGTGTTTTACCTTCATCAATAGCAATAATAAGAGAAATTACTGACGTTTATATTCCTCCAAGTAATTTTTTAGCAACTCCTTTTATGGGCTTCACAAATACAAAACCAACTTTTATTGAAAATAATGAAGTAGCCAACAGTATAACTGTTTTAGTAAGTGATTTACTTAATAATGATAATATTACTAGTAAAATTATGAGTACTTCTTATATGAAAGAAATTAGCGTACCTTGCTTTAAACTAAACAATTACATTGTTTGGGGAGCAACGGCAATGATTCTTTCAGAAATTAAAGAATTGTTGAACTCTTAACTTGATTAATTCTTTTGTATTTTTGTAGCTCTTACAAATTAAAAACTTATGCCTTTATTTAAAAGGAACCCTTTTGGACATATATTATTCTTAAAGAAATGGCTTATCAGAATCTTTGGTGTTATTTCTCACGGAAGATACAGACGTTTTAATAATTTACAGATTGAAGGTTCTGAAATTCTTAGAAATTTACCTGAAAACAATGTGCTTTTTGTCTCTAATCATCAAACATACTTTGCGGATGTAGCTGCAATGTTTCATGTTTTTAATGCTGCCTTAAAAGGAAGAGATAATACCATTAAAAATATCGGATACATTTGGCAGCCTAAATTAAACATATATTATGTTGCTGCTGGAGAAACTATGCGTGCAGGATTGTTGCCAAAAATATTTGCTTATGTTGGCTCTGTTTCCATTGAAAGAACTTGGCGCAGCGAAGGTAAAGATGTAAAAAGACAAGTAAAAATGTCTGATGTTTCTAACATTGGAAAAGCTCTAAATGACGGTTGGGTAATTACGTTTCCGCAGGGAACAACTACAGCTTTTAAACCAATTAGAAGAGGAACAGCTCATATAATAAAAAAGCACAAACCTGTAGTTGTACCTATTGTAATTGATGGTTTTAGACGTTCTTTTGATAAAAAAGGATTGCAAATTAAGAAACGTAACGTCTTACAATCTATGGTTATTAAAGAGCCTTTAGAGATTGATTATGAAAATGAAGATGTTGCCGATATTGTGACTAAAATTGAATATGCAATTGAACAACATCCTTCTTTTTTAAAAGTACTTACACCTAAGCAACTTGAAGAAGAGCAAGATTTTATTGAAAGTCGTCGTTTTTGGGGAGCAGATTCTAAGGAAAAAGAAAGTAAAAAAAAGTTGTAAACGAAGCTTAGTCTAACAACTCTTCTAACTCTAATTTATAATCGTATTGTAAATCTTCATGTAAGGTTGCAATTGCTTTTTCTATCAATAGAACTTGTCTATCAAATGAATTTAATAATTGCTGACTATTCTTAATTGAAGGTTTAAAATTCTTGAGTTTATAACAAAAATGTAACAGTAATTCTACTTCTGTTTCTTTCTTTTTTGAATATCGAATAAACTTTTTAGTAAGCGTTAAAATTTTTCTGACGCTTTTTCTAATATAGAAAAAACTCTTAGTATTTATTTGCTCAAACAAATTGTCCATTTGTTCTTTTACACTTTCTATATAACCTTCTTCATTATGAGATTCAAAAAGCAAATAAGTAAGTAACTCTTTATTTTCTTTTTTAAATTTAGAAAGCTGTAAACACAATTCAATCAATTCATTGGTTGATTTATGTGCTAATTCATCTTTTATTTTTTTTACAGTAACTGCTTTCATATTTATTTTTTTACAAGATAAAAGTAAAAAAGAAACCTCATAGAATTTCTACGAGGTTTTTATTGTTTTTCGAATATTTTACTATTGAATACTAGGTACTTCAACCAATTCATTAACATCTGCATCATAATCTATTCCTGGTACCTTAAACCCGAATAATTTAAAAAATTCGTTGCTATATTCTTCTAAATCTCCAATTTCAGATAAATTTTCAGTTGTAGCTTTTTTCCATAATTCAGAAATCTCTGCTTGTACGTCTTCACGCATTTCCCAATCATCAACTCTAATTCTACCTTTTTCATCTAAAGCTAAATCTCCACCAAACAAACGTTCGCTATACAAACGTTGAATTTGCTCAATACAACCTTCGTGAATTCCTTTCTCTTTCATCACTTTAAATAATAAAGAAATATATAAAGGAATTACTGGAATTGCAGAACTTGCTTGTGTTACTAATGCTTTATTTACTGAAACATACGCCTTTCCTCCTATCGATTTTAAATCGTCTGTAATTGTAAAAGCAGTAGCTTCTAAATGGTCTTTTGCAGCACCAATTGTTCCGTTTCTATAGACTGGTTTTGTAACTTCTGGGCCAATATAAGAATAGGCAACAGTTTTTATTCCTTCGGCTAACAAGTTTTCAGCTTGTAAAGCGTCCATCCACATTTTCCAGTCTTCTCCACCCATTACAGTTATCGTATTTTCTACGTCTTCTCCTTCTGCAGGATTTATAGAAATTTCTGATACTTTTCCTGTATGAAAATCTACGGTTTTATTGGTAAAAACTTCGCCAATTGGTTTTAAAACCGATTTAAAACGTTTTCCTGAAGTTGGATGTGTTCTTACAGGTGAAGCTAAACTGTATATTACTAAATCAATTTGACCTAAGTCTTCCTTAATTAAGTTTACAACTTGTTCTTTTACTTCGTTTGAAAACGCGTCTCCGTTAATACTTTTTGCATACAAACCTGCCTTGTTTGCTTCTTGCTCAAAAGCGGCTGTGTTGTAAAATCCTGGCGAACCTGGTCTTCCTGCTGTAGCTGGTTTGTCAAAGAAAACACCAATTGTAGCAGCATCTGATCCAAATGCACTTGCAATTCTTGATGCCAGTCCAAAACCCGTTGAAGAACCTAAAACTAATACTCTTTTAGCGCCTTCAATTTTTCCTTTAGATTTTATATATTCAATTTGATCTTTAACATTTTGAGCACAACCGGTTGGATGCGATGTTAAACAGATAAATCCTCTTGTTCTTGGTTCTATTATCATTTTACAGTTTTTAGTCGTTAGTTTTTAGTCGTTAGTAATTAGCTCGACAAAACATTAATTAATTTACTCTTGTCATTTCGACGTTAGGAGAAATCTTAATTTTTTAATAGTTATTAGATTCCTCCTCATTCTTCGTTCGGAATGACAAGATTTATTTATTTAAAAAAGAAGTTACATTCTTTTCTATTCTTGCCAAAACATTTTCTGTAGAAGCTTTTACAAACTTCTCTCCTGTTATTTGTTCGTACAATTCAATATATCTGTTAGAAATTTCGATAATTTTTTCATCATTCATTTCTGGAATTTGTTGCCCGTCTTTTCCTTGAAAACCATTTTCAATTAACCATTGACGTACAAATTCTTTTGATAATTGTTTCTGAGATTCTCCTTTTTCTTGGCGTTCTTGATATCCTTCAGCATAAAAATAACGAGACGAATCTGGTGTATGAATTTCGTCAATCAAGACAATTTTACCATCTTTAGTTTTACCAAATTCATATTTAGTATCTACTAAAATTAATCCGCGAGAAGCAGCAATTTCTGTTCCTCTTGCAAATAAAGCTCTTGTATATTTTTCTAAAACAATATAATCTTCTTCAGAAACTATTCCTTTTGCTAAAATGTCTTCACGTGTAATATCTTCATCGTGATCTCCATTATCAGCTTTTGTTGAAGGCGTAATTATTGGATTTGGAAACTTATCGTTTTCTTTTAAACCTTCAGCCATTTCAACTCCACATAAAACTCTTTTACCTGCTTTGTATTCTCTTGCTGCATGACCAGACATATAACCTCTAATTACCATTTCTACTTTAAATGGCTCACATAAATGACCAATTGCCACATTTTCATCTGGATTTGCAACTAACCAATTAGGAACAATATCTGCTGTATCATTCATCATTTTTGTTGCAATCTGATTTAAAATCTGACCTTTAAACGGAATTTGACGCGGTAAAATTACGTCAAAAGCTGATAATCTATCCGAAGCAATCATTACTAATACTTCGTCATTTATATTGTAAACTTCTCTTACTTTTCCTTTATAAATACTTTTTTGTTTAGGAAAGTTAAAGTTAGTCTCGTTAATTGTATTCATCTATTTGTTTGTTGTGTTGTTGGTTGCAAAAGTACTTTAAACACTATTGATTAACAACTAAAATTTTATTCCGTTTCTATACTTTTATAAGCTGTAATTATTTTTCTTACTAATTTATGACGCACAACATCTTTATCGTCTAAAAATACTTGCGCAATTCCGTCAATATCTTTTAAAGTAAGTAAAGATGCCTTTAATCCTGAAACTTGTTTTCTTGGTAAATCTATTTGCCCTGGATCTCCAGTAATGATAAACTTTGCGTGTTTTCCCATTCTGGTTAAAAACATTTTCATTTGATTGTGCGTTGTATTTTGTGCTTCGTCTAAAATTACAAAGGCATTATCTAAAGTTCTACCGCGCATAAATGCCAAAGGAGCAATCTGTATAATTCCTTTTTCTATATGAGATTCTAATTTTTCATGCGGAATCATATCTCGCAACGCATCATATAAAGGTTGCATATACGGATCTAGTTTTTCCTTTAAATCTCCAGGTAAAAAACCTAAATTTTCACCAGATTCTACTGCAGGTCTTGTTAAAATAATTCTACGTACATCTTTCTCTTTTAACGCTTTTACAGCCAAAGCAACAGCTGTATATGTTTTACCTGTTCCTGCAGGTCCAACAGCAAAAAGCATATCATTTTTTTGCATTAAAGAAACCATTTTACGCTGGTTAGCAGTTTGTGGTTTAATTTGCTTTCCGCTAACTCCATGCACTAAAATATCATCTCCTTTTCCGGTAGATTTACGGGTTTCTTCTTCTTTTCCTGTTGAAGTTACTAAGCGTTCAATGATATTGTCATCTAACTTATTATACTTATTAAAATACTTAATTAGCATTTCAATTCGTTTTTCAAACTCATCTAAAAGATCTGATTCTCCATAAATTTTCAATTTATTGCCACGTGCTACAATTTTAATTTTTGGAAAGTATGTTTTTAATTGAGTAATAGTACTATTTCGTGCTCCAAAAAAATCGTTTGGATCAATTTCTGTCAATTCAATTATACGTTCTGTCAAATGATAAATTTTTAAAAATTAACAGTCATAGACTGTTTTGTTAATATTAACTGCGTTAAAAAACCTTTGATTAAAATACAGTAGAAATTTAGAAATTATTTTTGAAGAAATCATTAGATTTGCGTTAAATAGTCAAAAACTTTTTCACAACTAATTAACAGTTATTTTTTTAATGTCTCTAATTACTTTAACTACAGATTTCGGAACTAAAGATCACTTTGTAGGTGCTGTAAAAGGAGCTATCTACACAGAACTTCCTGATGTTAAAATAATTGACATTACACATCATATTACTCCTTTTAACATTACTGAAACTGCATATATTTTAAAAAATGCATATAAAAGTTTTCCTAAAGGAAGTATACATATTGTTGGTGTAGATTCAGAATTATCTATAGAAAACAAACATATTGCATTAGAATTGGATGATCATTTTTTTGTATGTCCAGATAATGGATTAATTTCTATGATTGCTTCAGAAATTAACCCTACAAAGATTGTAGAAATTAATATCCATGATCGTATTCAAAGTAGTTTTCCTGTACTAGATGTTTTTGTACAAGTTGCTTGTCATATTGCTCGTGGAGGAAACTTAGGTGTAATTGGTAAAGAAATTAAAGAATATAAAAAGTTAGTTGAAATTCAACCAAAAGTAAATCAAACACAAACTATTATTAATGGAGGCGTAATTTATATTGATAATTACGGAAATGTAATTAGCAATATCAGTAAAAAGATGTTTAATGAAATTGGTAAAGGAAGACCTTTTAAAATTTCTGCACGTAGATATTCTTTTTCAAAAATATATAGTAGATATAATGAGTTTGTAGATTTTTCTGTACCAGAAGAACGCCGTAGAAATGATGGTGAACGATTAGCAATCTTTAATTCTGCTGGTTTTTTAGAAATTGCTGTATACAGAAGTAATTTAACCACTGTTGGAGGCGCATCTTCTTTGTTAGGAATGGATTATAGAGATACCATTTCTATTGAATTTGAAACTATTAAATCGCCAGAATTTACAACTCTTAACTAAAAAAGCATGTTTGTACGCATTGTAAAATTAAGTTTTCACCCAGAAAAAATTGAAGAGTTTTTAGCAAATTTTGATGAAAAGAAAGCTTTTATTAGAAAATCTAAAGGTTGTTCTTTACTAGAGTTATACAGAGACAAAACAAATACCAATGTATTTTTCACCTATTCTTATTGGGAAACTGAGCAAGATTTAGAAAACTACAGAAATTCCGACTTATTTAAAGGAGTTTGGGCAAAAACAAAAGTGTTGTTTAATGACAAACCGCTTGCTTGGAGTGTTGATAAAACAGAAAGTTTAGTGTAATGAATTTTAATTCTTTTCCTACTTTAAAAACTGAACGATTACTCTTACGTAAATCTAATTTGGATGATGCTGCTACTTTTTTAGAATTACGTTCAAACCCAATTATAAATACATATATTGAAAGAGAAATTCCTACAAAAATATCTCAAGCTGAAGATTTTATCAAAAAAATAACACAAGAAGAAATTGATAAGAAAAGTATTACTTGGTTAATTACATTAAAAGAGAACAATAAAGCAATTGGCTCAATTTGCATTTGGAATCTTAATCAAGAAAAACAATATGGAGAAGTTGGTTATTCTTTACTTCCAGCGTTTTTTAAAAAAGGATTTATGAGTGAAGCCATGGAAACTGTTTTAGAATTTGGTTTTAATAAAATGAAGCTAAAAACTATTGAAGCCTTTACACATAAAAATAATATTGCTTCAATTGCGTTGTTAGAGAAGTACAATTTTGTTTTTCAACCAGAAAGAAAAGATGATGACGTAGAAGATAATAGGGTTTATAAGATTGAAAAAGAGACAAGAATAAAGAGACAAGAATAAAAAAAAGAAAAACGTGTTTCCAAAATAAGTTTTTTTTAAGCTTGGAGGAATCTAAAACAAATAAACATTGAAAGCAATATTAAAAAAAGAATTCACAGCATTTTTTGCCTCACCAATTGCCTATTTGGTTATTGGAGTTTTCTTAGTTATAAACGGATTATTTCTTTGGGTTTTTAAAGACGATTTTAATATCCTAAACGCAGGTTTTGCCGATTTAAATAACTTCTTTTATTTAGCGCCTTGGGTATTTCTATTTTTAATTCCGGCAATTACCATGAAGAGTTTTGCTGATGAATTTAACAGCGGAACCATAGAAATTTTAAAGACAAGGCCCATTACAAATTGGCAAATTGTGTTTGGTAAATTTTTGGCTTCACTCCTACTTATTATTATTGCATTAGTTCCTACTTTAACCTACGTTTACACAGTATATCAATTAGGAAACCCTGTTGGTAATTTAGATTTTGGAAGCACAATTGGATCTTATATTGGTTTATTATTGCTTGCTTCAACTTATACTGCCGTTGGTTTATTTACATCTACATTATCTAAAAATCAGATTGTGGCATTCATTTTAAGTGTTTTTATAACGTTCTTTTTATACTTTGGTTTTGATGCTTTTGCTAATTTGGTTAGCAATCAAAATATTTCAAAATTAGGAATAAACGAACATTTTAAAAGTATTTCTAGAGGCGTTATAGACACAAGAGATATTCTTTACTTTGTATCTGTAACAGCTTTCTTTTTATTCATTACAAAAATGCAATTAGATGAATAAGAAAATAAAAAATATCGCATTATTATTAATTGGAGTTTTCTTGTTGAATTTCGCCAATCAATCAATTTATAAAAGATTCGATTTAACTCAAGACAAACGCTATACGTTATCAAAAATTACAACTTCAATTCTTGATAAATTTGAAAATACAGTTACTGTAAAAGTATATTTAGAGGGCGAATTTCCTACAGAATTCCAACGATTACAAACCGAAACTCGTCAGTTTTTAGAGGAATTAAAAGCTGAAAATTCAGCTATAAAAATCCTTTTTATCAATCCTGATAATCAACGAGAACAATTGACAAAAAAAGGAATGTATCCAAGTCAATTAACTGTTGAAGAAGATGGTAAATTATCAAATGCTATTATTTTTCCTTGGGCAGAAGTTTCTTATAAGAATAAAGCTGTAATTGTTTCATTATTACCAGAGAGTCAAGCAAAAACACAAGAAGAACAATTACAAAATGCTGTTGAAGGATTAGAATATTCTTTTGCAAATGCATTGAATATCTTAACGCAAAATAACAAGAAAAAAGTTGCTATAATCTCTGGAAATGGAGAATTACAAGACATTGAACTGTATAGCTTTTTAAGTGAAGTTGGCAAGAAATATCATTTAGCAAAATTCACATTAGATTCTGTTGCAACAAACCCACAGAAAACATTACAAGGTTTAACAAACTTTGATCTTGCTATTATTGCAAAACCTACAGAAAAATTTACTGCTGAAGAAAAATTTACACTCGATCAATTTATAACAAACGGCGGAAAAACATTGTGGATGTTAGACAATGTACAAGCCGATACTGATAGTTTATTTAACAACGGAAAAATGTTAGCATATCCTAGAGAGCTAAATTTAACGGATTTACTTTTTGCTTACGGAGTTCGAGTAAACAGCAAATTAGTACAGGATTTATACGCATCTAAAATTCCGTTAGCAACAGGAAATGTTGGAAATCAAACACAGTTTCAAAACTTGCCTTGGTTTTATAACCCGTTAGTTGCAGGAAATCCAAATCACCCAATTAGTAAAAACGTTTTACCTGTTCGTTTGCAATTTGCAACACAAATTGACACTTTAAAAAATAATGTAAGAAAAACACCTTTATTGGTAAGTTCATTACTTACTAAACAAGTTGGTTTACCTACAATTATTGAACTTTCTAGCATAGCAAATGAACCAACAGAACAAGAATTTTCTGGCGGAAATCAATTATTTAGTGTGTTGTTAGAAGGCGAATTTAATTCTGCTTATGCAAACAGAATTAAACCTTTTAAAAGCACTATTTTTAAAGGGAAATCTTCAGAAAATAAAATGATAATTATTGCTGATGGAGATATTGCAAAGAATCAAATTTTAAAAGGAAAACCACATGATTTAGCAACCGATAAATGGACTAATGAACGTTTTGGAAATAAAGATTTTCTATTAAATTCAATAGATTATTTATTGGACGATTCTGGTTTAATCAACTTAAAAAACAAATCGCTTCAACTTAATATTTTAGACAAACAACAAGCTTTTCAAGAAAAAGGATATTGGCAGTTTTTAAATATTGTTGTTCCACTTTTATTGTTGTTTGGTTTTGGGTTTGGATTTAATTATTGGAGAAAGAAGAAGTATCAGTAGGCAGTATTCAGTATTCAGTATTCAGTATTCAAAAATGAAAACTTTAAAACTTTAAAACTTTGAAACTTTGAAACTTTGAAACTTTGAAACTTTGAAACTTAAATCGACAACAAATTATCATTAATAAAAGTATATCCTAAAACTTCTTGTACTTTTTTAGAACTGATAATTTTCCACTTAACAACTTCATTTTCTTCAAACTCAGGAATCGCTAAACCGTTGCTAACTTTTGCAAAAGTATAAAATTCTCTTCTTGTTGGATGATGATTAGAACATGCATTAAAAGTGATATTCCAACAATTCTGATCTATAATTTCATGAATAATATGTATACAATCTTCTTTATGAATCATATTCACAAACCCTTTTGGTTGCGGTATTTTTCGTCCATTCTTAAACCAATTAGAAGGATGTCTTGTATCTCCGAATAAACCTGCAAAACGAATTATTGTAGTTTCAAAAAAGGTGTTTTCTCTAAATAAATTTTCAATTTCGGTTAACGGTGTTTTTAAAACTTCATCTTCTTCAGTCATTACTTTATTTAATCTTCCATAAACCGAAGTTGAGCTGATAAAAATCACTTTTTGAATGCTCGAATTTTCAATCTGAGAAATTAAATTTTCAAAGCCATCAATATCTTTTGAGGTAATTGCAATTATTAAAATATCTGAATTTAAGAAGCTATCAAACTCTTCAAAAGAACTGATGTCAATTATATAAGGTTCAATATTATTGAACTCTAAGGTTTCTAATTTTTCTTCACTTGTGGTAGAACCTTTTACAGTATAACCATCATTTAATAAAGAAACTGCTAACGATTTTCCTAACCAACCACAACCTAAAATACTAACATTCTGCATCGCAACAATTTTCGTCTTTTACTAATTTACAAGAAACAACGGCTAATAAAGCACCTAAAATTGGTGCTAAAATATACATCCATAAATGCTCTGTATGACCAGAAATTAATGCTGGTGCAATGGAACGTGCAGGATTCATAGATGCTTTTGTAATTGGGCCTGCAAACATGGCTTCTAATAAAACTACGCCACCAATTGCAATACCTGCAACTACGCCAACTTCTTTACTTCCGGTGGAAACATTTATAATAGTAAGCATTAAAAAGAAGGCTAATAATAGTTCTAAAATAAAGGCGCGCCAAACATCAATTGTTGGTAAAGTTGCCCCAAAATATTCGGAAGTTGGGAATAAAATCCACAAGATTACACTTGCTAAAATTGCACCTAAAATTTGTGCAATTATGTATTTAGGAACTTCTTTCCAAGCAAACTTTTTTGCATAGGCAAAAGAAATAGTAACTGCTGGATTAAAATGCGCTCCAGAAATATCACCAAAAGCATAAATCATTGCCATAACTATAAATCCCCAAGTAATTGCAATACCAACGTGTGTAACGTCTCCACCTGTAACTTCGTTAATTGTCATGGCTCCTGTTCCGCAGAAAACCATTGCAAAAGTTCCTATAAATTCTGAAATATATTTCTTCATTGAATGCAAATATCAGCTAAAAAAATGAAATGTATTTTAAGTATTGATTATCATTCATCATTTTTATTGTAATTTTAGCTTTTCAAATTAAAAATAAAACAATCATGAAAAAAATTTCAATCAAATCTATAAGTATTTTAAGTGTTTTTGCACTTTTACTTTTTACAAATTGTAAAAATTCAGAAACTAAAGAAGTTGCTGAAAAAGAAGTTAAAGAAGA of the Tenacibaculum todarodis genome contains:
- a CDS encoding DUF937 domain-containing protein, producing the protein MAGILDLLNSDLGKTIISGVSGSTGQDAGKTSSVLTMALPVLMKAMERNASTPEGAEGLMGALKKHDGGILDNLGGLFGGGVDETVKQDGAGILGHILGNKQQGVEKVIGEKSGMDTGSVGNILKVAAPILMGVLGQQSRQSNVSNSADLGGLLGGLLGGNETKNEQSFLEKILDADGDGSVIDDVAGMVLGQATKGKGGIAGLLGGLFGK
- a CDS encoding DUF6787 family protein, whose translation is MEKLKQRWGIESNWAIIAILLVFSINGSFATWVAKPVTAFFGLSPETTNPFLFWFLRILLIFPIYQLTLPIVGWVFGQFKFFWAFEKKFLSRLGLGFLFKK
- a CDS encoding NUDIX hydrolase, which translates into the protein MKKNDINLQETALRETHEEVGVLPSSIAIIREITDVYIPPSNFLATPFMGFTNTKPTFIENNEVANSITVLVSDLLNNDNITSKIMSTSYMKEISVPCFKLNNYIVWGATAMILSEIKELLNS
- a CDS encoding lysophospholipid acyltransferase family protein; translation: MPLFKRNPFGHILFLKKWLIRIFGVISHGRYRRFNNLQIEGSEILRNLPENNVLFVSNHQTYFADVAAMFHVFNAALKGRDNTIKNIGYIWQPKLNIYYVAAGETMRAGLLPKIFAYVGSVSIERTWRSEGKDVKRQVKMSDVSNIGKALNDGWVITFPQGTTTAFKPIRRGTAHIIKKHKPVVVPIVIDGFRRSFDKKGLQIKKRNVLQSMVIKEPLEIDYENEDVADIVTKIEYAIEQHPSFLKVLTPKQLEEEQDFIESRRFWGADSKEKESKKKL
- the fabV gene encoding enoyl-ACP reductase FabV; amino-acid sequence: MIIEPRTRGFICLTSHPTGCAQNVKDQIEYIKSKGKIEGAKRVLVLGSSTGFGLASRIASAFGSDAATIGVFFDKPATAGRPGSPGFYNTAAFEQEANKAGLYAKSINGDAFSNEVKEQVVNLIKEDLGQIDLVIYSLASPVRTHPTSGKRFKSVLKPIGEVFTNKTVDFHTGKVSEISINPAEGEDVENTITVMGGEDWKMWMDALQAENLLAEGIKTVAYSYIGPEVTKPVYRNGTIGAAKDHLEATAFTITDDLKSIGGKAYVSVNKALVTQASSAIPVIPLYISLLFKVMKEKGIHEGCIEQIQRLYSERLFGGDLALDEKGRIRVDDWEMREDVQAEISELWKKATTENLSEIGDLEEYSNEFFKLFGFKVPGIDYDADVNELVEVPSIQ
- a CDS encoding phosphoribosylaminoimidazolesuccinocarboxamide synthase, which codes for MNTINETNFNFPKQKSIYKGKVREVYNINDEVLVMIASDRLSAFDVILPRQIPFKGQILNQIATKMMNDTADIVPNWLVANPDENVAIGHLCEPFKVEMVIRGYMSGHAAREYKAGKRVLCGVEMAEGLKENDKFPNPIITPSTKADNGDHDEDITREDILAKGIVSEEDYIVLEKYTRALFARGTEIAASRGLILVDTKYEFGKTKDGKIVLIDEIHTPDSSRYFYAEGYQERQEKGESQKQLSKEFVRQWLIENGFQGKDGQQIPEMNDEKIIEISNRYIELYEQITGEKFVKASTENVLARIEKNVTSFLNK
- a CDS encoding PhoH family protein, coding for MTERIIELTEIDPNDFFGARNSTITQLKTYFPKIKIVARGNKLKIYGESDLLDEFEKRIEMLIKYFNKYNKLDDNIIERLVTSTGKEEETRKSTGKGDDILVHGVSGKQIKPQTANQRKMVSLMQKNDMLFAVGPAGTGKTYTAVALAVKALKEKDVRRIILTRPAVESGENLGFLPGDLKEKLDPYMQPLYDALRDMIPHEKLESHIEKGIIQIAPLAFMRGRTLDNAFVILDEAQNTTHNQMKMFLTRMGKHAKFIITGDPGQIDLPRKQVSGLKASLLTLKDIDGIAQVFLDDKDVVRHKLVRKIITAYKSIETE
- a CDS encoding SAM hydrolase/SAM-dependent halogenase family protein is translated as MSLITLTTDFGTKDHFVGAVKGAIYTELPDVKIIDITHHITPFNITETAYILKNAYKSFPKGSIHIVGVDSELSIENKHIALELDDHFFVCPDNGLISMIASEINPTKIVEINIHDRIQSSFPVLDVFVQVACHIARGGNLGVIGKEIKEYKKLVEIQPKVNQTQTIINGGVIYIDNYGNVISNISKKMFNEIGKGRPFKISARRYSFSKIYSRYNEFVDFSVPEERRRNDGERLAIFNSAGFLEIAVYRSNLTTVGGASSLLGMDYRDTISIEFETIKSPEFTTLN
- a CDS encoding putative quinol monooxygenase — its product is MFVRIVKLSFHPEKIEEFLANFDEKKAFIRKSKGCSLLELYRDKTNTNVFFTYSYWETEQDLENYRNSDLFKGVWAKTKVLFNDKPLAWSVDKTESLV
- a CDS encoding GNAT family N-acetyltransferase, with translation MNFNSFPTLKTERLLLRKSNLDDAATFLELRSNPIINTYIEREIPTKISQAEDFIKKITQEEIDKKSITWLITLKENNKAIGSICIWNLNQEKQYGEVGYSLLPAFFKKGFMSEAMETVLEFGFNKMKLKTIEAFTHKNNIASIALLEKYNFVFQPERKDDDVEDNRVYKIEKETRIKRQE